A region of Sulfurovum sp. DNA encodes the following proteins:
- a CDS encoding endonuclease MutS2, producing the protein MPQGNQEKPIIQKLDLEGYIFQFKQFLSRDKSVAMEGDINQHFRYIKALSSVQFPVPQEIPNLDKELNLIKKQGVLALEEIYAFVVMIGYFNRLKASSLPEPVGSWIGEIEIPEAIMETLGYFTDEGKINPERDTELMSLERAIKHNKGEIKETLYRLTHSTKLRDYLVDTQVHFHSGEETLLVRGGFNHALKATVVGRSSGGFFYVIPQHISHLKEKEAALLSSRSELIWRYCKQISEIFHQWERFLSFINKAYDRFDHYQARVSFARMMEYEFILPSKGKQVILHNFIHPAIENPVPVSIDMSKPIFLITGVNAGGKTMLLKSVLSAVYMSKYLLPFKCDATRTKVGHYKSIEAVIDDPQSVKNDISTFAGRMQEFARLFTKSDAIVGVDEIELGTDSDEAASLFRVMLETLKNRGISFVVTTHHKRLASLMASSDDVELVAALYDEEQRVPTYTFLQGSIGKSYAFETAQRYGVPPAIIQEAKKVYGEDKENLNDLIERSTSLEREMRQKIGQVDHELKAIEKQKQKLLDEEASLKEQHRKTLATLENRYNAATKKAREVLKVKELGEGHRLLNEAHKRKQVKLEEAKLQETEPLKVGDNIKYRSHKGELLAIRSKDATIEVDGLKMRVPLKELKKQQEIRKPKVPQKPKKVMHYVEKSGASVSVKLLGMYADEAIETVDKFLSDALVNNLSEVQIIHGTGGGVLAKLVTDYLKQHPKIQTFYRMPGN; encoded by the coding sequence GTGCCACAAGGGAACCAAGAAAAGCCAATCATACAAAAACTGGATTTAGAGGGTTATATTTTCCAGTTTAAACAGTTCCTTTCTCGAGACAAATCGGTTGCAATGGAAGGAGATATTAACCAACATTTTCGTTACATCAAGGCACTTTCGTCTGTTCAGTTTCCTGTTCCCCAAGAGATTCCCAATCTTGATAAAGAGCTCAATCTCATTAAAAAACAGGGGGTTTTGGCTCTAGAAGAGATTTATGCATTTGTAGTGATGATTGGTTACTTTAACCGCCTCAAGGCGTCAAGTCTGCCAGAGCCAGTAGGCAGCTGGATAGGTGAAATAGAAATTCCTGAAGCAATCATGGAGACATTGGGGTATTTTACCGATGAGGGGAAGATTAACCCAGAGCGCGATACAGAGCTAATGAGTTTAGAGCGTGCTATTAAGCATAATAAGGGGGAGATCAAGGAGACCCTTTATCGTCTGACGCACTCTACTAAACTTCGTGACTATTTGGTCGATACACAAGTACATTTTCATAGTGGAGAAGAGACTCTTTTGGTGCGTGGCGGGTTCAATCATGCACTTAAAGCAACGGTAGTAGGGCGATCATCTGGTGGCTTTTTTTATGTTATCCCCCAACATATTTCTCATCTTAAAGAGAAAGAGGCAGCACTCTTAAGTAGCCGTTCGGAACTGATTTGGCGCTACTGCAAGCAGATTTCTGAAATATTTCATCAATGGGAGCGCTTTCTCTCATTTATCAACAAAGCCTACGATCGATTTGACCATTATCAAGCAAGGGTTAGTTTTGCCCGTATGATGGAGTATGAGTTTATTCTACCAAGCAAAGGCAAGCAAGTTATCTTGCACAACTTTATTCACCCTGCTATTGAGAATCCTGTACCTGTTAGTATCGATATGTCCAAACCAATTTTTTTAATCACAGGGGTGAATGCCGGAGGAAAGACTATGCTGCTTAAATCAGTCCTCTCGGCAGTCTACATGAGTAAGTATCTACTGCCTTTTAAGTGTGATGCAACACGTACAAAAGTGGGGCACTACAAGAGTATTGAGGCTGTTATTGATGATCCGCAGTCGGTGAAGAATGACATCTCCACTTTTGCAGGGCGCATGCAGGAGTTTGCTAGACTTTTTACCAAGAGTGATGCCATTGTTGGGGTTGATGAAATTGAGCTTGGAACAGACTCGGATGAAGCGGCATCACTCTTTCGTGTGATGCTTGAGACATTAAAAAATCGTGGTATCAGTTTTGTAGTTACAACCCACCATAAACGTCTGGCCTCTTTGATGGCAAGTAGTGATGATGTAGAACTGGTTGCCGCACTCTATGATGAAGAGCAACGTGTACCTACCTATACTTTTTTGCAGGGGAGTATTGGGAAGAGTTATGCATTTGAGACAGCGCAGCGCTATGGGGTTCCTCCTGCCATTATACAGGAGGCAAAAAAAGTTTATGGTGAGGACAAAGAGAATCTCAATGATCTCATAGAGAGATCTACCTCTTTAGAGCGAGAAATGCGACAAAAGATTGGACAGGTAGACCATGAACTTAAAGCCATTGAAAAACAGAAGCAAAAGCTTCTTGATGAAGAAGCTTCCCTGAAAGAGCAACACCGAAAAACACTGGCAACACTGGAAAATCGTTATAATGCTGCGACCAAAAAGGCACGTGAAGTGCTTAAGGTCAAAGAGCTTGGTGAAGGGCATAGATTGCTCAACGAGGCACATAAGCGTAAACAGGTGAAGCTGGAAGAGGCAAAACTACAGGAGACTGAACCACTGAAAGTAGGAGACAACATCAAGTACCGATCCCACAAAGGGGAACTGCTTGCTATTCGTAGTAAAGATGCAACCATTGAGGTGGATGGTCTGAAGATGCGTGTACCACTTAAGGAGCTTAAAAAGCAACAAGAAATACGTAAGCCCAAAGTACCCCAAAAACCTAAAAAGGTGATGCACTATGTTGAAAAAAGCGGAGCCTCTGTCTCTGTAAAACTGCTTGGGATGTATGCTGATGAAGCCATTGAGACTGTTGACAAGTTTCTTTCTGATGCACTGGTGAACAACCTGAGTGAAGTACAGATCATACATGGTACTGGCGGGGGTGTCTTGGCAAAGCTGGTGACTGATTACCTCAAACAGCATCCAAAGATACAGACGTTCTACCGTATGCCTGGAAACTGA
- the murC gene encoding UDP-N-acetylmuramate--L-alanine ligase: MKIHFIGIGGIGLSALAKFLYNDGHKISGSDIKQTEITNDIAINYGAKITIPHHPDAVEGVDRVIYSAAVRPNNPEYKHAKKMGIELLSRKEALKFILAEKEVYAIGGAHGKSTTSAMLSSLLPKTNALIGAISKAFGSNVRNYPNNKVVFEADESDESFLNANPYLAIVTNVEPEHMEYYEYDEDRFYGAYRNFLSLAKVRVINAEDTFLASLDMESVKLYPSKDLHHIEFVLVEGEPYTRFSFRNMGTFEVFGFGEHIALDAALAILAGLELGESIDTLRENLRHYKGVKKRFDIIQNQKQIVVIDDYGHHPTEIKATMHSLQVYKKLQGFHTLSVIWQPHKYSRTIDNLHGFVECFEGVDELVILPIWSAGELSIDIDLKGAFSRYELLMADTVTREDSVVKVLKDGKVIRQYSEGLVAAFGAGDVTYQIRGEI; this comes from the coding sequence ATGAAAATCCATTTTATTGGCATAGGCGGCATAGGGCTTTCGGCACTGGCGAAATTTCTATACAATGATGGACACAAAATTTCCGGCTCTGACATTAAACAGACAGAGATTACCAATGATATAGCAATCAATTATGGTGCAAAAATCACCATTCCTCATCATCCAGATGCAGTCGAAGGGGTTGATAGGGTTATCTATTCTGCTGCAGTACGCCCGAATAACCCTGAGTATAAGCATGCTAAAAAAATGGGTATTGAGTTACTTTCTCGTAAAGAGGCGCTGAAGTTCATTCTTGCAGAGAAAGAGGTCTATGCCATAGGTGGGGCACATGGAAAAAGTACTACATCGGCTATGCTATCCTCACTTTTGCCCAAAACCAATGCACTCATAGGTGCTATTTCTAAAGCATTTGGCTCCAATGTGCGAAACTATCCAAACAATAAGGTAGTGTTTGAGGCAGATGAGAGTGATGAGAGTTTTCTCAATGCCAATCCCTACCTTGCCATTGTTACCAATGTTGAACCAGAACATATGGAGTATTATGAGTATGATGAGGATCGCTTTTATGGTGCCTATCGAAATTTCCTCTCTTTAGCAAAGGTACGTGTCATTAATGCAGAAGATACATTTCTTGCTTCACTCGATATGGAGAGTGTGAAACTCTACCCTTCTAAAGATTTACATCATATAGAGTTTGTATTGGTTGAAGGGGAACCATATACCCGTTTCTCTTTTCGTAATATGGGTACTTTTGAAGTCTTTGGTTTTGGTGAACATATTGCACTTGATGCAGCACTTGCCATACTGGCAGGACTAGAGTTAGGTGAAAGTATTGATACCTTAAGAGAAAATCTACGCCACTACAAAGGGGTTAAAAAACGTTTTGATATTATCCAAAATCAGAAACAGATAGTAGTTATAGACGATTATGGACATCACCCCACCGAGATTAAAGCAACAATGCACTCTCTTCAGGTCTATAAAAAACTACAAGGTTTTCATACACTCAGTGTGATTTGGCAACCGCACAAGTACTCTCGTACGATCGATAATCTGCATGGCTTTGTTGAGTGTTTTGAGGGAGTAGATGAACTGGTTATTCTGCCCATATGGTCAGCAGGTGAACTATCGATAGATATTGATCTTAAGGGCGCATTTAGTCGCTATGAGTTACTCATGGCAGATACTGTTACCAGAGAGGATAGTGTGGTTAAGGTGCTTAAAGATGGCAAAGTGATACGCCAATATTCAGAAGGACTTGTAGCAGCATTTGGTGCAGGAGATGTCACCTATCAGATACGGGGCGAGATTTAA
- a CDS encoding succinyldiaminopimelate transaminase translates to MNFETYPFEKLDRLLEPVEPNSQYVPLSLTIGEPQFQTPQFILDTLNDHASLLNKYPKTAGEAVLREGILTYLKNRFLLNLDNNQMIPTFGTREVLFNFPQFLLHDIKEPLMVFPNPFYQIYEGAAKASCANVVYLNLNETGRFQPIVDEEVLSKANLVVLNSPNNPTASVMSMDEMRLWVELALKYDFVLLNDECYADLYLDKPIPSLLNASIEAGNPNFKNVLVINSISKRSSAPGLRSGFIAGDATILKAYMVYRTYVGCASPLPLQYAAATAWADQKHVDGFRKKYKKNFEVAKEVLGIEAPEATFYIWLKVENEIDYTVTLYEQYNLKVIPGSFLGREGNGEGYVRLALVYEEEKTREALERIALLDQTLKSER, encoded by the coding sequence ATGAACTTTGAAACTTACCCTTTTGAGAAGCTCGATAGACTTCTTGAGCCTGTCGAGCCCAACAGTCAATATGTGCCACTCTCTTTGACTATTGGTGAACCACAGTTTCAAACACCACAGTTCATTCTTGATACATTAAATGACCATGCTTCTCTTTTAAATAAATATCCTAAAACAGCAGGAGAAGCAGTTTTGCGTGAGGGCATACTGACGTATCTGAAGAATCGTTTTTTACTCAATTTGGACAATAATCAAATGATCCCAACATTTGGTACAAGAGAGGTACTTTTTAACTTTCCACAGTTTCTGTTGCATGATATAAAAGAGCCTTTGATGGTGTTTCCCAACCCCTTTTATCAGATCTATGAAGGGGCTGCCAAAGCAAGCTGTGCGAATGTGGTTTACCTTAACCTTAATGAGACAGGTAGATTTCAACCTATTGTTGATGAAGAAGTGCTTTCCAAAGCCAACCTTGTTGTTTTGAACTCTCCAAACAATCCAACTGCTTCGGTTATGAGTATGGATGAGATGCGATTATGGGTAGAGTTGGCACTCAAGTATGACTTTGTACTGCTTAATGATGAGTGTTATGCTGATCTCTATCTGGACAAACCGATACCTTCTTTGCTTAATGCCAGTATTGAGGCAGGAAACCCAAACTTTAAAAATGTACTGGTTATCAATTCGATATCTAAACGTTCTTCTGCACCAGGACTACGAAGTGGATTTATTGCGGGAGACGCAACCATTCTCAAAGCATATATGGTCTATCGTACCTATGTGGGGTGTGCCTCTCCTCTGCCACTTCAGTATGCAGCAGCAACGGCATGGGCTGATCAGAAACATGTAGATGGCTTTAGAAAAAAATATAAAAAGAACTTTGAAGTTGCCAAGGAAGTGTTAGGTATTGAAGCACCAGAAGCAACCTTCTATATTTGGCTAAAGGTAGAAAATGAGATAGACTATACTGTCACGCTTTATGAGCAGTATAATCTTAAGGTGATTCCCGGCTCTTTTCTTGGCAGAGAGGGGAATGGAGAAGGGTATGTACGTTTGGCACTGGTGTACGAAGAGGAGAAGACAAGAGAGGCGTTAGAGAGGATTGCCCTATTGGATCAAACGTTAAAATCTGAGCGTTAA
- the dacB gene encoding D-alanyl-D-alanine carboxypeptidase/D-alanyl-D-alanine-endopeptidase, whose protein sequence is MKRIVLLLILMMCWLYALPPAIETIIKHFNIPKRNLSIYIEKIGSSNRMVASLNASVAHAPASTIKVLTTYAAILKLGFDYRWPTRFYATGTIKNGILDGDLIIKGFGDPTLSTDDLDDIVAQIKAKGIREIMGNIIIDRSYFKVGIKNSSCFDDNPNSPYNAMPDAMMFNERVSTICVVPNKNNVHKKDPDRSFIVHNQLQRINRPCRGRYSWPLVKVDSSKAVPEVWIKGKISKWCGSRNINKVVTRPYKSFYYILKEALHDAGVQVKGNMYLHKVPFGARTLFTHYSQSLEEIVSQTAKDSNNLYARHLLLLLCAKVYGAPATLQKGRKAVLHILRSYGVLRSNGKLKLDNGSGLSHTAKINANILTRVLEHAYRRYGMRWMKTLSIAGVDGTLEQRFQRTVAYKRAWMKTGTLKHVKNIAGYVKGRNGRYYIAVILANAKNKRQKERAEKLQNKIIEWLVTYKGKKAVARKRFSPRKETKHTQHYYIQVGFFNNAPSAKYLLRLENFGLPYNVDDNGAYRVLIGPYANEKKAYRILKRVKESINPHAFLFNRKE, encoded by the coding sequence GTGAAACGCATTGTACTGCTTTTGATTCTTATGATGTGTTGGCTCTATGCGCTTCCTCCTGCCATAGAGACAATCATTAAGCATTTCAATATTCCCAAGAGAAATCTTAGCATTTATATTGAAAAGATAGGAAGCAGCAACCGTATGGTTGCTTCACTTAATGCTTCTGTGGCCCATGCACCTGCTTCAACAATCAAAGTACTTACAACATATGCGGCTATTTTAAAATTGGGGTTTGATTATCGGTGGCCTACCCGGTTTTATGCGACAGGAACAATTAAAAATGGCATATTAGATGGTGATCTTATTATTAAAGGATTTGGTGACCCAACACTTAGCACAGATGATCTTGATGATATTGTTGCACAGATTAAAGCCAAAGGGATACGTGAGATTATGGGAAACATTATCATTGATCGTAGCTATTTTAAGGTAGGAATCAAGAATAGTTCCTGCTTTGATGACAACCCTAATAGTCCCTACAATGCCATGCCTGATGCCATGATGTTCAATGAACGCGTCAGCACTATATGCGTTGTGCCAAACAAAAACAATGTACACAAGAAAGATCCTGATAGATCATTTATTGTACACAACCAACTTCAAAGGATCAATAGACCCTGTCGTGGGCGCTACTCATGGCCCCTGGTTAAAGTAGATAGCTCCAAAGCAGTGCCTGAGGTATGGATAAAAGGAAAAATCTCTAAATGGTGCGGTAGTCGCAATATTAACAAGGTAGTCACACGACCCTATAAATCTTTTTACTACATACTCAAAGAGGCACTTCATGATGCCGGTGTACAGGTAAAAGGGAATATGTATCTACATAAAGTGCCTTTTGGTGCACGTACGCTTTTTACCCATTACTCGCAATCGTTAGAGGAGATTGTCTCACAAACAGCCAAGGACTCCAACAATCTTTATGCCAGGCATCTACTTCTTTTACTGTGTGCAAAAGTATATGGTGCACCAGCTACACTACAAAAAGGAAGAAAAGCAGTATTGCACATACTTCGTTCATATGGCGTGCTTCGAAGCAACGGTAAGTTGAAACTTGATAATGGAAGTGGTCTTTCACATACGGCAAAAATTAATGCAAACATTCTTACACGTGTACTGGAACATGCCTATAGACGATATGGTATGCGATGGATGAAGACACTTTCTATTGCTGGTGTAGATGGCACCCTCGAGCAACGTTTTCAAAGAACAGTTGCATATAAACGTGCATGGATGAAAACGGGTACGCTTAAGCATGTTAAGAATATTGCTGGGTATGTCAAAGGCCGTAATGGCAGGTACTATATAGCCGTAATCCTTGCCAATGCCAAAAACAAACGACAGAAAGAGAGAGCAGAAAAACTACAAAATAAAATTATTGAATGGCTGGTTACCTACAAAGGAAAGAAAGCTGTTGCTAGAAAACGTTTCTCACCAAGAAAAGAAACAAAACATACGCAACATTATTATATTCAAGTAGGCTTTTTTAATAATGCCCCCAGTGCTAAATATCTATTGCGTCTAGAGAATTTTGGACTACCATATAATGTAGATGATAACGGCGCCTATAGGGTACTAATAGGTCCTTACGCAAATGAAAAAAAAGCATACCGTATACTCAAAAGGGTAAAGGAATCAATCAATCCCCATGCATTTCTGTTTAACCGTAAAGAGTGA
- a CDS encoding DUF6394 family protein → MQWGKVFYIFFTLMSLTTSAAFLYEESLVALFIAGSVNVVSTVMKIGVRNLLSAELLAGSLVADLHLIPAFFALQFYQNHSIATGLVIGAVVANVYTMIISMIESSKEKTDF, encoded by the coding sequence ATGCAATGGGGAAAAGTCTTTTATATCTTTTTTACGTTAATGTCTTTAACAACATCGGCAGCGTTTTTGTATGAGGAATCTTTGGTTGCACTCTTTATTGCAGGGTCGGTTAATGTGGTTTCAACTGTCATGAAAATAGGTGTACGTAACCTACTTTCAGCAGAACTTTTGGCCGGTTCACTTGTGGCTGATTTGCACCTTATACCTGCATTTTTTGCATTACAATTCTATCAGAACCACTCGATTGCAACAGGCCTTGTGATAGGGGCAGTGGTTGCCAATGTCTATACGATGATTATTTCGATGATAGAGAGTTCTAAAGAGAAGACTGACTTCTAG
- the secF gene encoding protein translocase subunit SecF, with translation MEIFKYDKPISLMGKSKHFGILSLMLVALSVGLIFVKGFNYGLDFAGGTLVQVHYEQNAPIKKVREAIAEDAKYKGASVTYFGNDNEIIIRTKNSSGALGKDMGDTMRELLKGTGNFEVRRVDMVGAKVGSELREKGMMSLVLAILGILIYVSFRFEWRFAIASVLALVHDVTIAMGAVVLFDIEVNLDTLAALLTILGYSLNDTIIVFDRIREGIQQSKESMLDRIINESVTQTLSRTTLTSLTTFFVVLTLFLFGGEIIKGFSFTLLVGVVVGTYSSIFVASPILMWLGFSVKGFREKEAKRRKREKEKERMRAMYEQGTL, from the coding sequence ATGGAAATATTCAAGTATGATAAACCAATTTCGCTAATGGGAAAAAGTAAGCATTTTGGTATCCTCTCTTTAATGCTTGTGGCTCTCTCTGTAGGGTTAATATTTGTCAAAGGGTTTAACTACGGACTTGATTTTGCTGGTGGTACGCTGGTGCAGGTACACTATGAGCAGAATGCACCTATCAAGAAGGTGCGTGAAGCCATTGCCGAAGATGCGAAGTATAAAGGGGCAAGTGTTACTTATTTTGGTAATGATAATGAGATCATTATTCGAACCAAAAATAGTAGTGGTGCGCTTGGGAAAGACATGGGTGACACCATGCGTGAACTGCTCAAGGGAACAGGAAACTTTGAAGTACGACGTGTCGATATGGTTGGTGCAAAGGTTGGTTCTGAGCTTAGAGAAAAAGGAATGATGTCACTCGTTTTGGCAATATTGGGTATTTTGATTTATGTCTCTTTTCGATTTGAATGGCGTTTTGCGATAGCATCGGTTTTAGCACTTGTGCACGACGTAACCATTGCCATGGGAGCAGTTGTTCTCTTTGATATTGAGGTTAACCTCGATACGCTAGCAGCACTTTTAACCATTCTGGGTTACTCATTGAATGATACGATTATTGTGTTCGATCGTATTCGTGAAGGCATACAGCAAAGCAAAGAGAGTATGCTTGACCGTATTATCAATGAGTCGGTCACGCAGACACTTTCACGTACAACGTTAACCTCTCTTACTACATTTTTTGTGGTTTTAACACTCTTCTTGTTTGGTGGAGAAATTATCAAGGGCTTTAGTTTTACATTGCTTGTTGGTGTAGTTGTTGGTACATACTCTTCAATTTTTGTTGCATCACCCATTTTGATGTGGCTTGGTTTTTCTGTTAAAGGTTTCCGAGAAAAAGAGGCGAAGAGGCGTAAAAGAGAGAAAGAGAAAGAGAGAATGCGTGCTATGTACGAACAAGGAACGCTCTAA
- the secD gene encoding protein translocase subunit SecD: MKMLNFRVMLFAFALIFGVLFSIPSLIQSESGKKITLGLDLQGGLHMLLGIKSDVAIESRTKSIAASVKYLFDDEEIIFDDLRIANGKKVTFELLDKDDVVKTKEILKKELSGTVLTEDGLKFTLAMTPEEMARTKTNAIKQAVDTIRNRLNEFGLAEPTVARQGKEKILVEVPGIKTQADEQRIRELIARAAHLQLMAVDEDRAMRVTAMKPNEAKSYGDVILPDVYDKHQKYLLRAIPILDGSMLTDAKVGFDKNNQPVINFALNGQGAKIFGDFTSKAVGKRMAVVLDNEVYSAPVIRERIGGGHVQISGNFKLNEAHDLAIALRSGALLAPVYVMEKRSVGPSLGADNIKASSMALVLGFILVVFFMILYYGMAGIIADVALIGNLFLILAIMSLFGATLTLPGMAGIVLTVGMAVDANVIINERIRELLHEGKSIVKSIEDGYDKAFTAILDANVTTLIAAVVLWAYGTGPLKGFALTMGIGILASMLTAIVGTHGIYQWLLPKINRKKLGFWFGIRVEGGK, from the coding sequence ATGAAAATGCTTAATTTTAGGGTTATGCTCTTTGCTTTTGCACTCATTTTTGGTGTACTCTTCTCCATTCCGTCGTTAATACAGAGTGAGAGCGGTAAAAAAATTACGTTAGGGCTTGACCTTCAGGGTGGATTGCATATGTTGCTTGGTATTAAGAGTGATGTTGCCATTGAATCACGCACGAAATCTATTGCTGCTAGCGTGAAGTACCTTTTTGATGATGAAGAGATTATTTTTGATGATCTGCGAATAGCGAATGGAAAAAAGGTGACGTTTGAACTGCTTGACAAAGACGATGTTGTCAAAACCAAAGAGATTTTGAAAAAAGAGCTCTCTGGAACAGTACTGACAGAGGATGGCTTAAAGTTTACATTGGCAATGACCCCTGAAGAGATGGCACGTACGAAAACCAATGCCATTAAGCAGGCAGTCGATACCATTCGTAATCGTCTCAATGAGTTTGGACTTGCAGAGCCTACTGTTGCTAGGCAGGGAAAAGAGAAGATTCTTGTTGAGGTACCAGGCATCAAAACACAGGCCGATGAGCAACGTATCCGAGAGCTCATTGCCCGTGCTGCACACTTACAGTTGATGGCGGTTGATGAGGATAGGGCGATGCGTGTGACAGCCATGAAGCCCAATGAGGCTAAGAGTTATGGGGATGTGATTCTCCCAGATGTCTACGATAAACATCAAAAGTATCTACTTCGGGCTATTCCGATTCTTGATGGATCCATGCTGACTGATGCAAAAGTAGGATTTGACAAAAACAATCAACCTGTCATAAACTTTGCGCTTAATGGACAAGGAGCAAAGATTTTTGGTGACTTTACATCAAAGGCAGTTGGAAAACGTATGGCAGTTGTGTTGGACAATGAAGTCTATTCTGCTCCAGTTATTCGTGAACGTATTGGTGGTGGGCATGTGCAGATCTCTGGAAACTTTAAGTTGAATGAAGCACATGATCTTGCGATTGCACTACGTTCGGGTGCACTACTCGCACCAGTCTATGTGATGGAAAAGCGTTCAGTAGGTCCAAGTCTTGGTGCAGACAACATCAAGGCTAGTTCTATGGCATTGGTGCTTGGGTTCATTCTTGTTGTTTTCTTTATGATTCTGTATTATGGTATGGCAGGAATCATTGCTGATGTAGCACTGATAGGAAACCTCTTTCTTATTTTGGCCATTATGTCACTTTTTGGGGCAACATTGACCTTGCCAGGTATGGCGGGGATTGTCCTGACAGTGGGTATGGCAGTTGATGCTAATGTGATTATCAATGAGCGTATTAGGGAACTGCTTCATGAAGGGAAGTCTATTGTTAAATCCATTGAAGATGGATACGATAAAGCGTTTACGGCTATTCTTGATGCCAATGTGACAACACTGATTGCTGCAGTGGTGCTTTGGGCATATGGTACTGGACCGCTGAAAGGTTTTGCATTGACTATGGGAATTGGTATTCTTGCTTCAATGCTAACAGCAATCGTAGGTACGCATGGGATCTATCAGTGGCTGTTGCCAAAGATTAACCGAAAAAAACTGGGCTTTTGGTTTGGTATTAGAGTAGAGGGAGGAAAGTAA